The proteins below come from a single Azospirillum thiophilum genomic window:
- the htpG gene encoding molecular chaperone HtpG, whose amino-acid sequence MTEERLSFQAEVSRLLDIVAHSLYSEKEVFLRELVSNASDACDRLRYAALTQPELSADDPNLKVRLLVDKDARTLTVADNGIGMNREDLVENLGTIARSGTAAFMKSLEGAEKADGKKDVNLIGQFGVGFYSAFMAADTVTVLTRKAGEPHGWRWESDGKGEFTIAEADGLSRGTKIVLHLREGDDEYLDETRLGGIVRKYSDHIAIPILFGEGDDAKALNSASALWTRSKSEITADQYKEFYHHVGHAFDEPWLTLHWRAEGALEYTNLLFVPSTKPFDLFDPKRAHRVKLYVKRVFITDAAEGLLPPYLRFLRGVVDSEDLPLNISREMLQHNPMLAKIRAGITRRVLSELAKKAKDSENVAEYNGFWENFGAVLKEGLYEDYEHRDDILKLLRFRTTAGEELVSLEQYVGRMKEGQDAIYTISGDDLDTLLRSPQLEGFKAKGVEVLLLTDPVDEFWMPSVGVYDGKPFKSVTRGGADLGKIKGAEPEKPEEKAPEGELTDLLALLKLTLSDAVKDVRKSERLTDSAVCLVADDNDMDMHLERLLKQHKQLNGEIGKRILEINPSHALIKRLAERAKGSGATDALEDAAWLLLDQARIVEGEPLPDPAAFARRLAGAMEKGLA is encoded by the coding sequence ATGACCGAGGAACGGCTCAGTTTTCAAGCCGAGGTCAGCCGCCTGCTCGACATCGTCGCCCACTCGCTCTACAGCGAGAAGGAAGTGTTCCTGCGCGAACTGGTCTCCAACGCGTCGGATGCCTGCGACCGACTGCGCTATGCGGCCCTGACCCAGCCGGAACTCTCGGCCGACGATCCGAACCTGAAGGTCCGCCTGCTGGTCGACAAGGACGCGCGGACCCTGACCGTCGCCGACAACGGCATCGGCATGAACCGCGAGGATCTGGTCGAGAATCTCGGCACCATCGCCCGCTCCGGCACCGCCGCCTTCATGAAGTCGCTGGAGGGCGCGGAGAAGGCTGACGGCAAGAAGGACGTCAACCTGATCGGTCAGTTCGGCGTCGGCTTCTATTCCGCCTTCATGGCCGCCGACACGGTCACCGTGCTGACCCGCAAGGCCGGCGAGCCCCATGGCTGGCGCTGGGAATCCGACGGCAAGGGCGAATTCACCATCGCGGAGGCCGACGGCCTGTCGCGCGGCACGAAGATCGTCCTGCACCTGCGCGAGGGCGACGACGAGTATCTGGACGAGACCCGGCTGGGCGGCATCGTCCGCAAATATTCCGACCACATCGCCATCCCGATCCTGTTCGGCGAGGGTGACGACGCCAAGGCGCTGAACAGCGCATCGGCCCTGTGGACCCGGTCGAAGTCGGAGATCACCGCCGACCAGTACAAGGAATTCTACCATCATGTCGGCCATGCCTTCGACGAGCCGTGGCTGACGCTCCACTGGCGGGCGGAAGGGGCGCTGGAATACACCAACCTGCTGTTCGTGCCCTCGACCAAGCCCTTCGACCTGTTCGATCCCAAGCGCGCCCACCGGGTGAAGCTGTACGTCAAGCGCGTCTTCATCACCGACGCGGCCGAAGGCCTGCTCCCGCCCTATCTGCGCTTCCTGCGCGGTGTGGTCGACAGCGAGGATCTGCCGCTGAACATCAGCCGCGAGATGCTGCAGCACAATCCGATGCTGGCAAAGATCCGCGCCGGCATCACGCGCCGTGTCCTGTCGGAACTGGCAAAGAAGGCGAAGGACAGCGAGAACGTCGCCGAATACAATGGCTTCTGGGAGAATTTCGGCGCGGTGCTGAAGGAAGGCCTCTATGAGGACTACGAGCACCGGGACGACATCCTGAAGCTGCTGCGCTTCCGCACCACCGCCGGCGAGGAACTGGTGTCGCTGGAGCAGTATGTCGGCCGCATGAAGGAGGGCCAGGACGCCATCTACACCATCAGCGGCGACGATCTCGACACGCTGCTGCGCAGCCCGCAGTTGGAAGGCTTCAAGGCCAAGGGCGTCGAGGTTCTGCTGCTGACCGACCCGGTGGACGAGTTCTGGATGCCGTCGGTCGGCGTCTATGACGGCAAGCCCTTCAAGTCGGTGACGCGCGGCGGCGCGGACCTCGGCAAGATCAAGGGTGCCGAGCCGGAGAAGCCGGAGGAGAAGGCGCCCGAGGGCGAATTGACCGATCTGCTGGCCCTGCTGAAGCTGACCCTGTCCGACGCGGTGAAGGACGTCCGCAAGTCCGAACGGCTGACCGACAGCGCCGTCTGCCTGGTCGCCGACGACAACGACATGGACATGCATCTGGAGCGCCTGCTGAAACAGCACAAGCAGCTGAACGGCGAGATCGGCAAGCGCATCCTGGAGATCAACCCGTCCCACGCCCTGATCAAGCGTCTGGCAGAACGGGCCAAAGGCAGCGGCGCCACCGACGCGCTGGAGGATGCGGCGTGGCTGCTGCTCGACCAGGCCCGCATCGTCGAGGGCGAACCCCTGCCCGACCCCGCCGCCTTCGCCCGCCGTCTGGCCGGCGCGATGGAGAAGGGGCTGGCGTAA
- a CDS encoding glutathione S-transferase family protein yields the protein MRTLYHHPIHAPSRVARVMLAEKGLPFEPVIERPWERRADFLRMNPSGEVPVLVEEDGTVIAGGLAVVEYLEEAYPDTPLLPREVAARAEVRRIADWFLHKFEREVAENLVGEKLTKRLSGQGHPFAPAIRAGLANITYHLDYIAFLSERRPWLAGPVFSLADIAAAAQLSCLDYIDNVPWDRSPETKDWYARIKSRPSFRALLSDNITGCPPPKHYSDLDF from the coding sequence ATGCGAACCCTGTACCATCACCCGATCCACGCCCCGTCGCGCGTCGCGCGCGTGATGCTCGCCGAGAAGGGGCTGCCCTTCGAACCCGTGATCGAAAGGCCATGGGAACGGCGCGCCGACTTCCTCAGGATGAACCCGTCCGGCGAGGTGCCGGTGCTGGTGGAGGAGGATGGGACGGTCATCGCCGGCGGCCTTGCGGTGGTCGAGTATCTGGAGGAGGCCTATCCCGATACCCCCCTGCTGCCGCGCGAGGTCGCGGCACGGGCCGAGGTGCGGCGGATCGCCGACTGGTTCCTGCACAAGTTCGAACGCGAGGTGGCCGAGAATCTGGTGGGCGAGAAACTGACCAAGCGGTTGTCCGGCCAGGGCCATCCTTTCGCCCCCGCGATTCGCGCCGGACTGGCGAACATCACCTATCACCTCGACTACATCGCCTTCCTGTCGGAACGCCGGCCATGGCTGGCAGGGCCGGTCTTCTCGCTGGCCGACATCGCCGCCGCGGCGCAGTTGTCCTGCCTGGACTACATCGACAACGTGCCGTGGGACCGCAGCCCGGAGACCAAGGACTGGTACGCCCGGATCAAGTCGCGCCCCAGCTTCCGCGCGCTGCTTTCCGACAACATCACCGGCTGTCCGCCTCCCAAGCATTACTCGGATCTGGATTTTTAA
- a CDS encoding beta strand repeat-containing protein — protein MRYSRKLFLCLLASTALTGGSVCAEILTSGTTSPTFGTESNSTVAGSVGVGIGGTGTLTVNRGSTLTTTGAGNGVILGTGSSSASGTALVSGGGRIDSLFFGVGLDGNGTLQVSGTGSRIVATTANGLQLSPSQLDGGGIQVGRNSGSVGQFNVLNGATATVEGGAQGSTALGSYMNIARNQGSRGSVLVEGTGSTLTFTQARLPNFAAGEYEPSVSIGRGGNGAMILRNGGTVALTGGVGPASLSVARDAGALGTLEVTGSGSQLLMSGTGTSNNPVAISIGRGGSGSATVSQGGLLSVDAGSGVANVSVGRDAGAVGTLTVSGSGSRMTVNGSGSGVDTTWMSVGRYGTGRLVVEDGATLTVNNGDGIYGGLVFSGSRTISASEAGNAFATIQGRGTTVNVQGSSAVFSVGESGRADVTVTDNATVNTLDLSIGSNSGAAGTLMVSGGGSVRLSGTDSNGGLGAAALVGDAGTGILTVSGGGSLVVDAAASGSRNGVFVGARSGGIGTLTVTGSGSLVDAGSLLGVGIGQDGRNGGAATVTVSDGGELRAGTVLLGSATGTASTSKILSVLNGGKVTAGEVQVNPGGRLVGTGTVAGRVTLNGGVLSTGSSIGTMTIGNGLTVNSGTVLVKVNGAAAGQYDIYAVNGAATFNGGTVTMQFADNLQPADGDRYHFLTTTQGAEGQAAVVAQANRSGVAVELVPTAQPGSFDLVVTGGGTAAAATAEAVSNTAQEQGRATVRSVVTSVSTRIRDTFTARRGDTKSGSPQQVGLAAGDTPGQGAAVWADGGFSRLRNENSSDGFSGYTRNLLFGADYSVADGFVVGGAIGWERSTLSLRLNDGKRTGTGITAVGYAGYQFTDWLNADVQAGATRLTNTLKQYRAGTADEGRFASTRLFAAANLNATWQMGDVGLAALSGVSVSRETFASYELSGGSRVSPDSVYLGQVRAGGEASYRFDQVTPYVSAVYEVDVRNSSGGDRSGAILGGGLRSTPMDNLTVGLFGSAQVLRKDDKAYTVSANVRYAF, from the coding sequence ATGCGATACAGCCGGAAGCTATTTTTGTGCCTCCTTGCCAGCACGGCGCTGACGGGCGGTTCGGTCTGCGCCGAAATCCTGACCAGCGGCACGACCTCGCCGACGTTCGGCACGGAATCCAACTCCACGGTCGCGGGATCGGTCGGGGTCGGAATCGGCGGGACCGGCACGCTCACCGTCAACCGCGGCAGCACCCTGACCACCACGGGCGCCGGCAACGGCGTCATCCTGGGTACGGGGAGCTCGTCGGCATCGGGCACCGCCCTGGTCAGCGGCGGCGGACGGATCGATTCGCTGTTTTTTGGGGTCGGCCTGGACGGCAACGGGACGCTGCAGGTCAGCGGGACCGGATCGCGGATCGTCGCGACGACCGCGAACGGCCTGCAATTGTCGCCCAGCCAGTTGGACGGCGGTGGCATCCAGGTCGGCCGCAACTCCGGCAGCGTCGGCCAGTTCAACGTCCTCAATGGCGCAACGGCGACGGTGGAAGGCGGCGCGCAGGGCTCCACCGCTCTCGGCTCCTACATGAACATCGCGCGGAACCAGGGCAGCCGCGGCTCGGTGCTGGTCGAAGGAACCGGGTCCACCCTGACCTTCACCCAGGCGCGCCTGCCGAACTTCGCAGCCGGCGAATATGAGCCGTCGGTGTCGATCGGCCGGGGTGGCAACGGCGCCATGATCCTGCGGAACGGCGGCACGGTGGCGCTGACCGGCGGCGTCGGGCCCGCCAGCCTTTCGGTGGCCCGCGACGCAGGGGCGCTCGGCACTCTGGAAGTGACCGGCTCCGGCAGCCAGCTCCTGATGAGCGGCACCGGCACGAGCAACAATCCGGTGGCGATCAGCATCGGCCGTGGCGGCAGCGGAAGCGCCACGGTTTCGCAGGGCGGCCTGCTGTCGGTGGACGCCGGCAGCGGTGTCGCCAATGTGTCGGTCGGGCGCGACGCCGGTGCGGTGGGAACCCTCACCGTCAGCGGATCCGGCTCCCGGATGACGGTGAACGGCAGCGGGAGCGGCGTGGACACCACCTGGATGAGCGTCGGCCGCTACGGCACCGGCAGGCTGGTGGTGGAGGACGGGGCCACGCTGACCGTGAACAACGGCGATGGCATCTATGGCGGGCTGGTGTTCAGTGGATCCCGGACCATCTCCGCCAGCGAGGCTGGAAACGCGTTCGCGACGATCCAGGGCCGCGGCACCACGGTCAACGTCCAGGGATCGAGCGCGGTCTTCTCGGTCGGAGAATCGGGGCGGGCCGACGTCACCGTCACCGACAACGCGACCGTCAACACCCTCGACCTCAGCATCGGCTCGAACTCCGGGGCGGCCGGCACGTTGATGGTGTCGGGCGGCGGCTCCGTCCGGCTGTCCGGCACCGACTCCAATGGCGGCCTGGGGGCCGCCGCCTTGGTCGGCGATGCCGGCACCGGCATCCTGACGGTGTCGGGCGGCGGATCGCTGGTGGTCGATGCGGCGGCCAGCGGGTCGCGCAACGGCGTGTTCGTCGGGGCGCGATCCGGCGGCATCGGCACCCTGACGGTCACCGGCAGCGGCTCGCTCGTCGATGCCGGCAGCCTGCTCGGCGTCGGCATCGGGCAGGATGGCCGGAACGGCGGCGCCGCGACGGTCACCGTCTCGGATGGCGGCGAACTGCGCGCCGGCACCGTTCTGCTCGGCAGCGCCACCGGCACCGCCAGTACCTCGAAGATATTGTCGGTCCTGAACGGCGGCAAGGTCACCGCCGGGGAGGTGCAGGTCAATCCGGGCGGCCGCCTGGTCGGCACCGGCACCGTGGCCGGCCGGGTGACCCTGAACGGCGGCGTGCTGTCCACCGGTTCGTCGATCGGCACGATGACGATCGGCAACGGGCTGACCGTCAATTCCGGCACCGTGCTGGTCAAGGTCAACGGCGCCGCAGCCGGTCAATACGATATCTATGCCGTCAACGGTGCCGCCACCTTCAACGGCGGCACGGTCACGATGCAATTCGCCGACAATCTGCAGCCTGCCGACGGCGACCGTTACCATTTCCTGACCACGACCCAGGGCGCCGAAGGCCAGGCGGCCGTGGTCGCCCAGGCCAACCGGTCCGGCGTGGCCGTCGAACTGGTTCCGACCGCCCAGCCCGGCAGCTTCGATCTGGTGGTGACCGGCGGCGGCACCGCGGCGGCAGCCACCGCCGAAGCGGTCAGCAACACCGCGCAGGAGCAGGGCCGGGCCACCGTCCGGTCGGTGGTGACGTCGGTGTCCACCCGCATCCGCGACACATTCACCGCGCGCCGCGGCGACACGAAAAGCGGGTCGCCTCAACAAGTCGGCCTTGCCGCGGGCGACACGCCCGGCCAGGGGGCGGCGGTCTGGGCAGACGGCGGCTTCAGCCGCCTGCGCAACGAGAACTCCTCGGACGGCTTTTCCGGCTATACGCGCAACCTGCTGTTCGGCGCCGACTATTCGGTCGCGGATGGCTTCGTCGTCGGCGGCGCCATCGGCTGGGAGCGGTCGACCCTGTCGCTGCGCCTGAACGACGGCAAGCGGACGGGGACCGGCATCACCGCGGTCGGCTATGCCGGCTACCAGTTCACCGACTGGCTGAACGCCGACGTCCAGGCCGGCGCGACCCGGTTGACGAACACTTTGAAGCAGTACCGGGCCGGAACCGCCGATGAAGGCCGATTCGCCAGCACCCGTCTGTTCGCCGCCGCCAACCTGAACGCGACGTGGCAGATGGGCGATGTCGGGCTGGCCGCCCTGAGCGGAGTCAGCGTCAGCCGTGAGACTTTCGCCAGCTATGAGCTGTCGGGCGGTTCCCGCGTCAGCCCGGACAGTGTCTATCTGGGGCAGGTGAGGGCGGGCGGCGAGGCGTCCTACCGGTTCGATCAGGTCACCCCCTATGTCTCGGCCGTCTACGAAGTGGATGTCCGCAATTCGTCCGGCGGCGACCGCAGCGGCGCGATCCTGGGCGGCGGCCTGCGCTCCACTCCGATGGACAACCTGACCGTCGGGCTCTTCGGGTCGGCCCAGGTCCTGCGCAAGGACGACAAGGCCTACACGGTGTCGGCCAACGTCCGGTACGCGTTCTGA
- a CDS encoding GNAT family N-acetyltransferase: MPAGTGVRIAIRSARAADAARCAEIFLHGRRQAFSWHPADRFGLNDYYDCVREDTVLVAEVAGLVVGFVSLDPQARVIHNLFIDPGWHKRGIGSALLREALGLLRDSQRPAELACAARNAAARAFYERNGWMAVSAPSNQQDALVLYRLSQAG, encoded by the coding sequence ATGCCGGCCGGGACAGGGGTACGCATCGCAATCCGTTCCGCCCGCGCCGCCGATGCGGCGCGCTGTGCCGAGATCTTCCTGCATGGCCGCCGCCAAGCCTTCTCCTGGCACCCCGCCGACCGCTTCGGACTGAACGATTATTACGACTGCGTGCGCGAGGATACGGTGCTGGTCGCCGAGGTCGCCGGGTTGGTGGTCGGTTTCGTCTCGCTCGACCCGCAGGCCCGCGTCATCCACAACCTGTTCATCGACCCCGGCTGGCACAAGCGCGGCATCGGTTCCGCCCTGCTGCGCGAAGCGCTGGGCCTGTTGCGCGACAGCCAGCGCCCGGCAGAGTTGGCCTGCGCCGCCCGCAATGCCGCCGCCCGCGCCTTCTATGAACGCAACGGCTGGATGGCGGTGAGCGCACCCTCCAACCAGCAAGACGCCCTTGTCCTGTACCGTTTGTCGCAGGCGGGGTGA
- a CDS encoding TAXI family TRAP transporter solute-binding subunit — MPRAAAKACPTPPEPPPGPTAHPDAHPPTCSLGRRRLLGGLALSPLLTLSGGLLPAGDGSAAAQELRYFRIGTGTTAGTYFPIGGLIANAISNPPGSRPCDKGGSCGIPGLIVVAQASNGSVDNVEMLRAGTVEAGFAQADVAYWAYSGTGTFTGKRPFAELRSLGMLYAEAIQVVVRSDGFIDRMADLKGRSISIGEEGSGTLVEARLILDAYGLSETTITPLYLKPGTAADRLAKGELDGFFMVGGYPVAAVSDVAARVPIRLVPLDGEPAARLMRTLRFYIEDEIPANAYPGSAPTPTLSLGAELLTRADRDPELIYGVVRALWHENTRRILADGHPQGRNFDPARAVANVSVPLHPGAERYYREVGLLGSAANEPARDPAGGPSGDKTVR; from the coding sequence GTGCCCCGCGCAGCCGCCAAAGCCTGCCCCACCCCGCCGGAGCCCCCACCGGGACCGACGGCGCATCCCGATGCGCACCCCCCGACCTGTTCCCTGGGCCGCCGCCGCCTGTTGGGCGGGCTGGCGCTGTCGCCCCTGCTGACGCTCTCCGGCGGGCTGCTGCCCGCCGGAGACGGTTCGGCCGCGGCACAGGAGCTCCGCTATTTCCGCATCGGCACCGGAACCACCGCCGGCACCTATTTCCCGATCGGCGGGCTGATCGCCAACGCCATCTCCAATCCGCCGGGCTCCCGCCCCTGCGACAAGGGGGGGAGTTGCGGCATCCCCGGCCTGATCGTGGTGGCACAGGCCAGCAACGGCTCGGTCGACAATGTCGAGATGCTGCGCGCCGGCACGGTGGAGGCCGGCTTCGCCCAGGCCGACGTCGCCTATTGGGCCTACAGCGGCACCGGCACCTTCACCGGCAAGCGCCCCTTCGCCGAACTGCGCTCGCTCGGCATGCTCTATGCGGAGGCGATCCAGGTCGTCGTCCGTTCCGACGGCTTCATCGACCGCATGGCCGACCTGAAGGGCCGCAGCATCTCGATAGGCGAGGAAGGATCCGGCACGCTGGTCGAAGCGCGGCTGATCCTGGATGCCTACGGCCTGTCGGAAACGACGATCACCCCCCTCTACCTGAAGCCGGGCACGGCGGCCGACCGGCTGGCGAAGGGCGAGTTGGACGGCTTCTTCATGGTCGGCGGCTATCCGGTGGCGGCGGTCAGCGACGTGGCGGCACGGGTGCCGATCCGGCTGGTGCCGCTGGACGGCGAACCGGCCGCCCGGCTGATGCGCACCCTGCGCTTCTATATCGAGGACGAGATCCCGGCCAACGCCTATCCCGGCAGCGCTCCCACCCCGACCCTGAGCCTGGGGGCGGAACTGCTGACCCGCGCCGACCGCGATCCCGAGTTGATCTATGGCGTCGTCCGGGCCCTATGGCACGAGAACACCCGCCGCATCCTGGCCGACGGGCACCCGCAGGGCCGGAACTTCGATCCCGCCCGCGCAGTGGCCAACGTCTCGGTCCCCCTGCATCCGGGAGCGGAACGCTATTACCGCGAGGTCGGGTTGCTGGGCAGCGCCGCCAACGAGCCTGCCCGGGATCCCGCCGGCGGCCCCAGCGGAGACAAGACGGTCCGCTGA
- a CDS encoding HupE/UreJ family protein — translation MTTVTGAFGNGLTTPVWVIQHLLGILGIGMWAGQTGGTAVWQVPAAAVTAALASGIAAQMGLRLPYAGPGLAASLIVVGSLVALGVRAPAALAVLLGAVAAVFHGHAHQGPPLYWAGFAAGLMLVACGGLGLSVAVAQAESERGVRVCGGAVAVAGVLDLVGVI, via the coding sequence ATGACAACGGTGACGGGGGCCTTCGGGAACGGGCTGACCACGCCGGTTTGGGTGATTCAGCATCTGCTGGGCATCCTCGGCATCGGGATGTGGGCGGGGCAGACCGGCGGAACCGCGGTCTGGCAGGTGCCGGCCGCCGCCGTGACCGCCGCGCTGGCGTCGGGCATCGCCGCACAGATGGGCTTGCGGCTGCCCTATGCCGGGCCGGGGCTGGCTGCCTCGCTGATCGTGGTCGGATCGCTGGTGGCGCTGGGGGTGCGGGCACCGGCCGCGCTGGCGGTCCTGCTGGGGGCGGTCGCCGCGGTGTTCCACGGCCACGCCCACCAGGGGCCGCCGCTCTATTGGGCCGGCTTCGCCGCCGGGTTGATGCTGGTGGCCTGCGGCGGGCTCGGCCTGTCGGTCGCGGTGGCGCAGGCCGAGTCGGAGCGGGGGGTCCGTGTGTGTGGCGGTGCGGTAGCAGTCGCCGGCGTTCTCGACCTCGTCGGCGTGATTTGA
- a CDS encoding DNA polymerase Y family protein — MPAEQRARPFALLRIERQRRVVVAVNRAAAAMGISPGHSLADARALEPGLEVAEATPDTDSALLGRIADWARRYSPCTAVDEPDGVVIDITGCAHLFGGEGALAADLTGRLRAAGFAARAAIAATPTAAWGIVRFADAEERRRERLDGLPLAALRLQAETVEALHALGLRRIGDLHAMPRAGLAARFGEKLLQRYDQAFGRLDEPISPRRPVPAFRERLSFAEPIATPESIAGALRHLLRRLCAGLEAAGQGARRLRLDAHCIDQRVDDEPQGLTLGTSRPARDPAVLARLFAPLLERIEPGPGLETLTLAATETEPLGAIQIGMDGEGADGGLVELVDRLVLRLGDRAVLRLVPRESWLPERCVAPLPPGQPVPAPKPWPAGRPRPLRLLTPPEPVEAIAPLPDDPPLQFLWRGVRHRVRRADGPERIECEWWRPEGSLGLAVRDYYRVEDGDGRRFWLFRAGLYRPGENPRWFLHGFLG; from the coding sequence ATGCCGGCGGAGCAGCGGGCGCGGCCGTTTGCCCTGCTGCGGATCGAGCGGCAGCGGCGGGTGGTGGTCGCGGTCAACCGCGCGGCGGCGGCGATGGGCATCAGCCCCGGCCACAGCTTGGCCGATGCCCGCGCGCTCGAACCCGGGCTGGAGGTGGCAGAGGCGACGCCGGACACCGATTCGGCGCTGCTCGGCCGGATCGCCGACTGGGCACGGCGCTACAGCCCCTGCACCGCGGTCGACGAGCCGGACGGGGTGGTGATCGACATCACCGGTTGCGCCCATCTGTTCGGAGGAGAAGGGGCATTGGCGGCCGACCTGACCGGCCGGTTGCGGGCCGCCGGCTTCGCCGCCCGCGCGGCCATTGCCGCCACCCCGACGGCTGCCTGGGGGATCGTCCGCTTCGCCGATGCCGAGGAGCGGCGGCGGGAGCGGCTGGACGGCCTGCCGCTTGCCGCCCTGCGCCTGCAGGCGGAGACGGTGGAGGCGCTGCATGCGCTCGGCCTGCGCCGGATCGGCGACCTGCACGCCATGCCGCGCGCCGGGCTGGCCGCGCGGTTCGGAGAAAAGTTGCTGCAACGCTACGATCAGGCCTTCGGCCGGCTGGACGAGCCGATCTCGCCGCGCCGGCCGGTGCCGGCATTCCGCGAGCGCCTGTCCTTCGCCGAGCCGATCGCCACACCCGAATCGATTGCCGGCGCGCTCCGCCATCTGCTGCGGCGGCTTTGCGCCGGGCTGGAGGCGGCCGGGCAGGGGGCACGGCGGCTGCGGCTGGATGCCCATTGCATCGACCAGCGGGTGGACGACGAGCCGCAGGGGCTGACGCTCGGCACCAGTCGGCCGGCCCGCGATCCGGCGGTGCTGGCCCGGCTGTTCGCCCCCCTGCTGGAGCGGATCGAGCCCGGCCCGGGGCTGGAGACGCTGACCTTGGCCGCGACCGAGACGGAGCCGCTCGGCGCGATCCAGATCGGCATGGATGGCGAGGGGGCGGATGGCGGGCTGGTCGAACTGGTGGACCGCCTGGTGCTGCGGCTGGGGGATCGGGCGGTGCTGCGGTTGGTGCCGCGGGAAAGCTGGCTGCCGGAACGCTGCGTCGCGCCCCTGCCGCCGGGGCAGCCGGTGCCGGCGCCGAAGCCCTGGCCGGCCGGCCGGCCGCGCCCGCTGCGCCTGCTGACACCGCCCGAGCCGGTCGAGGCCATCGCCCCGCTGCCCGACGACCCGCCGTTGCAGTTCCTGTGGCGCGGCGTGCGCCATCGTGTCCGCCGGGCCGATGGGCCGGAGCGGATCGAATGCGAATGGTGGCGCCCGGAAGGGTCGCTGGGGCTCGCCGTCCGCGATTATTATCGCGTGGAGGATGGCGACGGCCGCCGCTTCTGGCTGTTCCGCGCCGGGCTGTACCGGCCGGGGGAAAACCCGCGCTGGTTCCTGCACGGGTTCTTGGGGTGA
- a CDS encoding acetyl-CoA carboxylase carboxyltransferase subunit alpha, which translates to MQTFLEFEKPIAELEGKIEELRHLTNAGDINIADEVAKLQTKVDKLLRQTYAKLTPAQKVQVARHPNRPHCLDYVHGLIEDFTPLAGDRHYAEDRAVIGGLGRFRGRSVVVIGQEKGNDTETRVRHNFGMAKPEGYRKAQRLMDLADRFKLPVVSLVDTAGAFPGVQAEERGQAEAIAKSIERCLRLSVPMIASVIGEGGSGGAIAIATADRVLMLEHAIYSVISPEGCASILWRSSDMAGEAAIALRLISQDLKELGVIDHVVSEPIGGAHRDPAETIRKLGDCIEESLGELDGLDGPALRTKRREKFLEMGQKGLG; encoded by the coding sequence ATGCAGACCTTCCTGGAATTCGAAAAGCCGATCGCCGAGCTTGAAGGCAAGATCGAGGAGTTGCGGCACCTGACCAACGCCGGCGACATCAACATCGCCGACGAGGTCGCCAAGCTGCAGACCAAGGTCGACAAGCTCCTGCGGCAGACCTACGCCAAGCTCACGCCCGCGCAGAAGGTTCAGGTGGCCCGCCACCCCAATCGTCCGCACTGCCTGGACTATGTGCATGGCCTGATCGAGGACTTCACGCCGCTGGCCGGCGACCGCCATTACGCCGAGGACCGTGCGGTCATCGGCGGGCTGGGGCGCTTCCGCGGCCGCTCGGTCGTGGTGATCGGCCAGGAAAAGGGCAACGACACCGAGACGCGCGTCCGCCACAATTTCGGCATGGCGAAGCCCGAAGGCTACCGCAAGGCCCAGCGCCTCATGGATCTGGCCGACCGCTTCAAGCTGCCGGTCGTCTCGCTGGTCGATACCGCCGGCGCCTTCCCCGGCGTCCAGGCGGAGGAGCGCGGCCAGGCCGAGGCCATCGCCAAGAGCATCGAGCGCTGCCTGCGGCTGTCCGTGCCGATGATCGCCTCGGTCATCGGCGAGGGCGGCTCGGGCGGCGCCATCGCCATCGCCACCGCCGACCGCGTCCTGATGCTGGAACACGCCATCTATTCGGTGATCTCGCCGGAAGGCTGCGCGTCGATCCTGTGGCGCAGCTCCGACATGGCGGGCGAGGCGGCCATCGCGCTGCGCCTGATCAGCCAGGACCTGAAGGAACTGGGCGTCATCGACCATGTGGTGAGCGAGCCCATCGGCGGCGCCCACCGCGACCCGGCCGAGACGATCAGGAAGCTGGGCGACTGCATCGAGGAGTCGCTGGGCGAACTGGACGGGCTCGACGGCCCGGCGCTGCGCACCAAGCGCCGCGAGAAGTTCCTGGAGATGGGGCAGAAGGGGCTGGGGTAA